The following proteins come from a genomic window of Ailuropoda melanoleuca isolate Jingjing chromosome 2, ASM200744v2, whole genome shotgun sequence:
- the PABPC4 gene encoding LOW QUALITY PROTEIN: polyadenylate-binding protein 4 (The sequence of the model RefSeq protein was modified relative to this genomic sequence to represent the inferred CDS: inserted 2 bases in 1 codon; deleted 2 bases in 2 codons), whose translation MNAAASSYPMASLYVGDLHSDVTEAMLYEKFSPAGPVLSIRVCRDMITRRSLGYAYVNFQQPADAERALDTMNFDVIKGKPIRIMWSQRDPSLRKSGVGNVFIKNLDKSIDNKALYDTFSAFGNILSCKVVCDENGSKGYAFVHFETQEAADKAIEKMNGMLLNDRKVFVGRFKSRKEREAELGAKAKEFTNVYIKNFGEEVDDESLKELFSQFGKTLSVKVMRDPSGKSKGFGFVSYEKHEDANKAVEEMNGKEISGKVIFVGRAQKKVERQAELKRKFEQLKQERISRYQGVNLYIKNLDDTIDDEKLRKEFSPFGSITSAKVMLEDGRSKGFGFVCFSSPEEATKAVTEMNGXIVGSKPLYVALAQRKEERKAHLTNQYMQRVAGMRALPANAILNQFQPAAGGYFVPAVPQAQGRPPYYTPNQLAQMRPNPRWQQGGRPQGFQGMPSAIRQSGPRPALRHLAPTGNAPASRGLPTTAQRVGSECPDRLAMDFGGAGAAQQGLTDGCQSGGVPTAVQTLAPRAAVAAAAPRAVAPYKYASSVRSPHPAIQPLQAPQPAVHVQGQEPLTASMLAAAPPQEQKQMLGERLFPLIQTMHSKLAGKITGMLLEIDNSELLHMLESPESLRSKVDEAVAVLQAHHAKKEAAQKDSKAK comes from the exons atgaACGCTGCGGCCAGCAGCTACCCCATGGCCTCCCTCTACGTGGGTGACCTGCACTCGGACGTCACCGAGGCCATGCTGTATGAA AAGTTCAGTCCTGCGGGGCCTGTGCTGTCCATCCGGGTCTGCCGCGATATGATCACCCGCCGCTCCCTGGGTTATGCCTACGTCAACTTCCAGCAGCCCGCTGACG CTGAGCGGGCCTTGGATACCATGAACTTTGATGTGATTAAGGGAAAGCCAATCCGTATCATGTGGTCTCAGAGGGATCCCTCTTTGAGAAAATCTGGTGTGGGAAATGTCTTCATCAAGAATCTGGACAAATCTATAGATAACAAGGCACTTTATGATACTTTTTCTGCTTTTGGAAACATTCTGTCTTGCAAG GTGGTGTGTGATGAGAACGGCTCTAAGGGTTATGCCTTTGTCCACTTCGAGACGCAAGAGGCTGCTGACAAGGCCATCGAGAAGATGAACGGCATGCTCCTCAATGACCGCAAAGT GTTTGTGGGCAGATTCAAGTCTCgaaaagagagggaagctgagctgggagccaaaGCCAAGGAGTTCACCAatgtttacatcaaaaacttcgGGGAAGAGGTGGATGACGAGAGTCTGAAAGAGCTGTTTAGCCAGTTTG GTAAGACCCTAAGTGTCAAGGTGATGAGAGATCCCAGTGGGAAATCCAAAGGCTTTGGCTTTGTGAGTTACGAGAAACACGAGGATGCCAATAAG GCCGTGGaagagatgaatggaaaagaaatcagtGGGAAAGTGATTTTTGTAGGCCGTGCACAGAAGAAAGTGGAACGGCAGGCTGAGTTAAAGCGGAAATTTGAACAGCTGAAACAAGAGAGAATTAGTCGGTATCAG GGGGTGAATCTCTACATTAAGAACTTGGATGACACCATTGATGATGAGAAGTTAAGGAAAGAGTTTTCTCCTTTTGGCTCAATCACCAGTGCTAAG GTAATGTTGGAGGATGGGAGAAGCAAAGGGTTTGGCTTTGTCTGCTTCTCATCTCCTGAAGAGGCGACCAAAGCAGTCACTGAGATGAATGG CATCGTGGGCTCCAAACCACTCTATGTTGCCCTggcccagaggaaggaggagagaaaggctcACCTGACCAACCAGTATATGCAGCGGGTGGCCGGAATGCGAGCGCTCCCTGCCAACGCCATCTTAAATCAGTTCCAGCCTGCAGCTGGGGGGTACTTTGTGCCCGCGGTTCCGCAG GCTCAGGGAAGACCTCCATATTACACACCCAACCAGCTAGCACAGATGAGGCCTAACCCCCGCTGGCAGCAAGGTGGGAGACCTCAAG GCTTCCAAGGAATGCCGAGTGCTATACGCCAGTCTGGGCCTCGTCCCGCTCTTCGCCATCTGGCTCCAACTGGTAATGCTCCGGCCTCTCGCGGCCTCCCTACTACCGCTCAGAGAGTCG GGTCTGAGTGCCCGGACCGCTTGGCTATGGACTTTGGTGGGGCTGGCGCCGCCCAGCAAGGGCTGACTGACGGCTGCCAGTCTGGAG GTGTTCCCACAGCTGTGCAGACCTTAGCTCCTCGTGCCGCTGTCGCTGCCGCCGCCCCTCGGGCTGTCGCACCTTACAAATACGCCTCCAGTGTCCGCAGCCCTCACCCTGCCATCCAGCCTCTGCAG GCACCGCAGCCTGCGGTCCACGTGCAGGGGCAGGAGCCCCTGACCGCCTCCATGCTGGCTGCAGCGCCCCCCCAGGAGCAGAAGCAGATGCTGG GAGAACGTTTGTTCCCACTCATCCAAACCATGCATTCCAAA CTGGCGGGGAAGATCACGGGCATGCTGCTGGAGATCGACAACTCTGAGCTGCTGCACATGCTGGAGTCCCCCGAGTCTCTCCGCTCCAAG GTGGACGAAGCTGTGGCCGTTCTGCAGGCTCATCACGCCAAGAAAGAGGCTGCCCAGAAG GATTCAAAAGCCAAATAA